One window from the genome of Faecalibacterium sp. HTF-F encodes:
- a CDS encoding relaxase/mobilization nuclease domain-containing protein gives MATLKHIASKNSDYTAIEAYLVYQHDAFTGKQLLDEQGKPKLRDSYLLDTLECGDFSFATACLLANRKYGKNTQHGDIKSHQYIISFDPRDAADNGLTMETAQALGLKFCEENFPGHPAIVCTHPDGHNHSGNIHVHIVIGSIRTREVERKPYMQKPRDWREGMKHSSTAQTMRHLRVEVMELCEGAGLYQIDLLNGSKERVSEAEYWARRRGQLKLDRENAALTVAGQQPRQKKFETVKDTLRRQISSVLYRATSFEEFSDRLMQQYGITVKESRGQLSYLPSGRTKFIRAKKLGDKFDKAAVLATLQANAERKPKAQFKQDTIGKLIDIQSRMTEGKGIGYKRWLTKHNLKVMAQTVNLLQEKNLTDEDALNQRIAELETKYHDSLAVVKDLEGRMKFNKELRYHVAAYASTKDIAQQLKTAKRPAAFEEQHCAELTAHRAAAAYFKANDITKLPSPKKLEAEYAQLASEKAKFYEQYKEAKEELLKLKTAKQNVASFFREEEQTQQER, from the coding sequence ATGGCAACGCTCAAGCATATCGCCTCTAAAAACTCGGACTATACCGCCATCGAAGCGTACCTCGTTTATCAACACGATGCGTTCACTGGAAAGCAACTTCTGGATGAACAGGGCAAGCCGAAGCTGCGGGATTCGTACCTGCTCGACACCCTTGAGTGCGGCGATTTCTCGTTTGCTACAGCCTGTTTGCTGGCAAACCGCAAGTATGGCAAGAATACCCAGCATGGTGATATCAAAAGCCACCAGTATATCATCAGCTTTGACCCCAGAGATGCAGCCGACAATGGCTTGACCATGGAAACGGCACAGGCTCTTGGCCTGAAATTCTGCGAAGAAAACTTTCCCGGTCATCCCGCCATCGTCTGCACTCACCCGGATGGGCACAACCATTCGGGAAATATCCATGTCCACATCGTGATTGGCAGCATCCGAACACGAGAGGTGGAGCGCAAGCCCTATATGCAGAAGCCCCGCGACTGGCGTGAGGGCATGAAGCACTCCAGCACTGCCCAGACCATGCGGCACTTGCGTGTCGAGGTCATGGAGTTGTGCGAAGGTGCTGGTCTGTACCAGATCGACCTGCTCAACGGCTCGAAGGAGCGCGTGAGCGAAGCCGAGTATTGGGCGCGCAGGCGCGGCCAGTTAAAACTTGACCGTGAAAACGCAGCCCTTACCGTAGCCGGACAGCAGCCCCGGCAGAAGAAGTTTGAAACTGTGAAGGATACTTTACGGAGACAGATTTCGTCTGTATTGTACCGTGCCACGAGCTTTGAAGAATTTTCCGACAGGCTCATGCAACAGTATGGCATCACCGTCAAGGAAAGCCGTGGACAGCTCAGCTATCTGCCCTCTGGCAGAACGAAGTTCATCCGGGCAAAAAAGCTCGGTGACAAGTTCGATAAGGCAGCAGTGCTTGCCACGTTGCAGGCAAACGCCGAACGCAAACCCAAGGCGCAGTTCAAGCAGGATACCATCGGGAAACTGATCGACATCCAGTCGAGAATGACCGAGGGCAAGGGCATCGGCTATAAGCGTTGGCTCACTAAACACAATCTCAAAGTTATGGCACAGACCGTGAATCTTCTGCAGGAAAAGAACTTGACCGACGAGGACGCCTTGAACCAGCGCATCGCCGAACTGGAAACCAAGTATCACGATTCGCTGGCAGTAGTGAAAGACCTCGAAGGTCGCATGAAATTCAACAAAGAGCTGCGCTATCACGTCGCAGCCTACGCCAGCACCAAGGACATCGCACAGCAGTTAAAAACTGCAAAACGACCAGCAGCCTTTGAAGAACAGCACTGTGCAGAGCTGACAGCGCACCGGGCGGCAGCAGCCTATTTCAAGGCAAACGACATCACCAAGCTGCCCAGCCCGAAAAAGCTGGAAGCCGAGTATGCGCAGCTGGCATCCGAAAAGGCAAAGTTCTATGAACAGTACAAAGAAGCCAAGGAAGAACTGCTCAAGCTGAAAACCGCAAAGCAGAATGTTGCGTCCTTTTTCCGGGAGGAAGAACAGACGCAGCAGGAGAGATAA
- a CDS encoding plasmid mobilization protein: MTKTNVQSTPSNSQHHDTPNNKTHVIKFRVTAEEKASLELTCKLLNLSLSTFIRRAIHNVKIEKTVIVAGGGEETLTAVSTLLAQCSKVGSNLNQLARHFNSGGADTEQIRAKLLDELADLTAFRLHTEKVLGELYGNAQAYRL; encoded by the coding sequence ATGACCAAAACGAATGTTCAATCGACCCCTAGCAATTCCCAGCACCACGACACGCCGAACAACAAAACGCACGTCATCAAGTTCCGTGTGACAGCGGAGGAAAAAGCGTCACTGGAACTCACTTGCAAACTCCTGAATCTCTCCCTCTCCACTTTTATCCGCCGTGCCATCCACAACGTCAAGATCGAGAAAACAGTCATCGTTGCCGGCGGCGGAGAAGAAACCCTGACTGCTGTTTCCACTTTGCTTGCCCAGTGCAGCAAGGTGGGCAGCAATCTCAACCAGCTTGCAAGGCACTTCAATTCCGGCGGTGCAGACACCGAGCAGATCCGAGCGAAACTCCTTGACGAACTTGCAGACCTGACCGCATTTCGGCTGCACACCGAGAAAGTTCTGGGTGAACTGTATGGCAACGCTCAAGCATATCGCCTCTAA
- a CDS encoding response regulator transcription factor produces the protein MRKLFLLEDDLSLISGLTFAFKKQGFALDTARTLAEAEVLWSDRKYDLLVLDVSLPDGSGFDFCQKVRRTSNVPILFLTASDEEMNIIMGLDMGGDDYLTKPFKLGVLLSRVNALLRRANASSAGEPVLESGSITVRLLQGQAYKNGILLELTGAEYKLLCFFMQHPNAVLSKEQILDALWDCDGDYIDSSALTVYIRRLRMKIEDDPGKPQMLLTVRGMGYKWNG, from the coding sequence ATGAGAAAACTGTTCCTTTTGGAAGATGATCTGAGCCTGATCAGTGGGCTGACCTTTGCATTCAAGAAACAGGGCTTTGCACTGGATACAGCCCGGACACTGGCAGAAGCCGAGGTGCTGTGGTCAGACAGAAAATATGACCTGCTGGTGCTGGATGTTTCCCTGCCGGATGGCTCTGGCTTCGATTTCTGCCAGAAGGTGCGGCGCACATCCAACGTGCCGATTCTGTTCCTGACCGCTTCGGATGAGGAAATGAACATCATCATGGGACTGGATATGGGCGGGGATGATTACCTGACCAAGCCGTTCAAGCTGGGTGTCCTGTTGTCGCGGGTCAATGCACTGCTTCGCCGTGCAAATGCGTCCAGCGCAGGAGAACCCGTACTGGAATCGGGCAGCATCACCGTCCGGCTGTTGCAGGGGCAGGCGTACAAAAACGGAATCTTGCTGGAACTGACCGGCGCAGAGTACAAGCTGCTCTGCTTCTTTATGCAGCATCCGAATGCCGTTCTATCCAAGGAACAAATTCTGGATGCACTGTGGGACTGCGATGGGGATTACATTGACAGCAGTGCCTTAACAGTGTATATCCGGCGGCTGCGGATGAAGATTGAGGACGACCCCGGCAAACCGCAGATGCTGCTGACTGTCCGCGGCATGGGCTATAAATGGAATGGGTAA